The following coding sequences are from one Lolium rigidum isolate FL_2022 chromosome 6, APGP_CSIRO_Lrig_0.1, whole genome shotgun sequence window:
- the LOC124666577 gene encoding uncharacterized protein LOC124666577, with amino-acid sequence MGEDIDAGRELLPTVAMLAIGKRAELQRWRMRCARSDSSRNTSASSTNFWAPPTHPAPHRPAFLRVIFLRRREWSRHRSEARCASCDSDNPHLSNNCFSSACRVLATWVRCSVTGDFINCSTELLSLIHHLFSTGLRDPVPPIVTMLLCIHHVPRHVW; translated from the exons ATGGGCGAAGACATAGACGCAGGGCGGGAGTTGCTGCCGACGGTCGCGATGTTGGCCATCGGCAAAAGAGCGGAGCTGCAGCGCTGGAGGATGCGATGTGCTCGCTCCGATTCTTCAAGGAATACATCGGCCAGCAGCACAAATTTTTGGGCTCCTCCAACCCATCCAGCACCGCACCGTCCAGCCTTCCTCCGTGTCATCTTTCTTAG GAGACGAGAGTGGAGCAGACACAGATCTGAGGCCAGATGCGCGTCATGTGACTCTGACAACCCACATCTCAGCAACAATTGCTTTTCTTCGGCTTGCAGGGTGTTGGCTACTTGGGTTAGGTGCTCCGTTACAGGGGACTTTATCAATTGCAGCACAGAGCTTCTAAGCCTTATTCACCATCTTTTTTCAACTGGATTGAG GGATCCCGTGCCACCTATCGTCACCATGCTCCTCTGCATCCACCATGTCCCTCGTCATGTGTGGTAG